A stretch of DNA from Synechococcus sp. PROS-9-1:
GCTTCTTGCTCCACCAATGCACCGCCTGAAAGCCCAGTGCCACTCCCTCGAGCCACAAAAGGAATGCCCTGGCGGTGGCAACACGCCAAGATTTTGGCCACCTGATCGGCCGTTTCTGGCAAGACCGCAAGCTTCGGCATGTGGCGATCCATGGTGAGACCATCACAGTCGTAAGACAACAATTCCTGCCGCTTCGCGACGACTGACTTCGAGGGGAGGAACCCCCTCAACTCCCGCTCAAGCGCTGGCCAGTCGTAGTTCACTAATGACGTGCCGAACTGAAGCAACCTAGGCAGCTTTGTGATCAATTCTTAGGCTTCAACTACAGAAAAAACACATCGGGCCGATCTTGGGTCAAGATGTTGCACGGTTTGCAACTGCCCTTTGGCTCCCGTCCCCGTGACTGCTTCCACTCTGAACACCAGCCACTCCGAGGCCATCTTCAATGCGGCCAAGGCTCTGATGCCCGGCGGCGTGAGCTCTCCAGTGCGCGCTTTCAAGTCGGTCGGCGGACAACCCATCGTGTTCGATCGGGTCAAAGGGCCTTATGCCTGGGATGTTGATGGCAATAAATATGTTGATTACATCGGCAGTTGGGGACCAGCCATCTGCGGTCATGCCCATCCTGAGGTCATTAGCGCTCTCCAAGAAGCCATTGAGAAAGGCACAAGCTTTGGTGCTCCCTGCGCTTTAGAAAACACCCTGGCTGAGATGGTGATTGAAGCCGTCCCCAGCGTGGAGATGGTCCGCTTTGTGAATAGCGGCACGGAAGCCTGCATGTCGATGCTGCGCTTGATTCGAGCGTTCACGGGGCGCGACAAGATCATCAAGTTCGAAGGCTGCTACCACGGCCACGCGGACATGTTCCTCGTCAAAGCTGGCTCAGGGGTGGCAACACTCGGCCTACCCGATTCACCCGGAGTGCCACGGAGCACGACCGCGAACACGCTGACCGCTCCTTACAACGATCTGGAATCGGTCAAGCAGCTTTTTGCTGAAAACCCCGACGCGATCGCCGGGGTCATTCTCGAACCGATTGTTGGCAATGCAGGGTTCATCCAACCAGAACCAGGATTTTTGGAGGGTTTGCGAGAACTCACCAAAGAGAACGGAGCACTTCTGGTCTTTGATGAAGTGATGACTGGATTCCGTATCAGCTATGGCGGAGCCCAAGCACACTTTGGAGTGACTCCAGATCTCACCACGATGGGCAAGGTGATTGGAGGAGGTTTACCCGTTGGTGCCTATGGCGGTCGCAGGGAGATTATGGAAATGGTTTCCCCAGCTGGCCCTATGTATCAAGCAGGAACCTTGAGTGGCAATCCTTTGGCGATGACAGCTGGGATCAAAACACTCGAATTGCTCAAGCAGCCAGGCAGTTACGAAAAGCTCACCGCCACAACCGAACGCTTAATTCAAGGAATCCTGGAAGCGGGCCGCGAGGCTGGTCTTCCGATCACCGGCGGAAGCGTTGGTGCCATGTTTGGCTTCTTCCTCTGTGAAGGTCCAGTCCGAAATTTCGAAGAAGCGAAAACAACCGATGCAGTGCGGTTTGGACAACTGCACAGAGCGATGCTTGAACGCGGTGTTTACCTTGCACCATCAGCATTTGAAGCAGGCTTCACATCACTCGCCCATTCCGATGAGGACATCGACGCAACCATCAAGGCCTTCCGAGAAAGCTTCGCTTCTATCGCCTGAATAAATAAATCAAGTTGATGGCTCATTGAGTCGCAAATGCGATGCAGGGCCTTAAGTACAGAGCATTTGGGGCGGAAACTTCTGTACAGATGACAACTACTGCGGAAATATATTTGCAACAAGTAGCGCACGAATCAGCTTCGGCTGGAACCCAAATAATTACTTCAATCTCTC
This window harbors:
- the hemL gene encoding glutamate-1-semialdehyde 2,1-aminomutase, producing MTASTLNTSHSEAIFNAAKALMPGGVSSPVRAFKSVGGQPIVFDRVKGPYAWDVDGNKYVDYIGSWGPAICGHAHPEVISALQEAIEKGTSFGAPCALENTLAEMVIEAVPSVEMVRFVNSGTEACMSMLRLIRAFTGRDKIIKFEGCYHGHADMFLVKAGSGVATLGLPDSPGVPRSTTANTLTAPYNDLESVKQLFAENPDAIAGVILEPIVGNAGFIQPEPGFLEGLRELTKENGALLVFDEVMTGFRISYGGAQAHFGVTPDLTTMGKVIGGGLPVGAYGGRREIMEMVSPAGPMYQAGTLSGNPLAMTAGIKTLELLKQPGSYEKLTATTERLIQGILEAGREAGLPITGGSVGAMFGFFLCEGPVRNFEEAKTTDAVRFGQLHRAMLERGVYLAPSAFEAGFTSLAHSDEDIDATIKAFRESFASIA